Within the Aspergillus luchuensis IFO 4308 DNA, chromosome 5, nearly complete sequence genome, the region GAAGAGCAATTGAAGTGAGGAAAGTCGTGCAAAAGATATGTTAATAGCTAATAGAGAGTTCGTGTGATAATTGAGTTGATTGGATTTAATCTgtttcctctctctttctcgaATATCGCAGGCCTTAAATACATCGAGGTGGGAGTGCCGACGGGAGCATCGACGTCATCATCGACTGATGCTGCGGATGCTCTGCACTTGCTCTTGCGCTTCTGGTTCACCCGGTGGAGAAACATGGCTCCCTATGGAATTCAATTCCCTCAtcggtatcatcatcatcatcattccaGTCACGGACATTATTGGCATTCTGGCATTCTGGCTCGCTAATGCTACTAATTACGTCTCGCTTCGCCCCGGTcaatctctcctcccccactCTCCTCAGAATCGACACGAATCCCTAAGAACCCCATACATATTTCACACACTTGGACTCCGTACCTGGCCATCTGATGCAATACTGCAGGAAATCTCACACAACTTGcatcatcacctccatcaaACCCCACTCCCAAGCCCCATGCGACCCTGTCTTTTCGTCCGTCGGGACATCGAATTGAACATCCTCCGAATAGTAGATGTTCTCAAGGAACAAGCGTCGGGTGTCTCCGTTCCCTTGTTACTAGCACTGGTCGGAATAATCTCAGCCTTGGCTTTCGCATTCGgacctccttttcctttccacgTTTTGGACCGTCGAATATCCTTACTATGTCGCGCCAAGATAGGTCCCTTGTCTGTGTCCGGAGTTGCTGGCTTGCCTCTCGATACACTTCGTAAACTCTTCTCCTGACTCTTTTCAAGCTTCCTATGGACTTTCTCGTCGGCACATGTCGCTCCCGTAACAAACTTAGCAGAATAGCCTGCGGTGCTGAGGCTCACACAGCTGGAGCGTCGGTACAACCCCGGCCGGCGGCTCAGATGTCTCATAAGAGACCCAGGACTATGGAAAATGTCCCCCTTGCCTAAAGTCATCCCAGGGTACGGCAGAACGTCCCGCGTGTAAAAAGCAGATATGGCACGTTCTAGGAGTATTCGATCCTGTCTTCTGGCAGTCAGTACAAGGGCTGGGCACAAGGCAGACATCATCGGCCGCTCAATTTCGCCGTCCACAGATTCTGTCATCTGGAGTCTTTGTGGGCAATGCGtctttttgatgatgatgttctgtGAATCAGGTAGAGTCCGCGATGTAGCCAATGCCTGCATAGACGGTCGGCGAGGTATTAGGGGCAGGACACCGTTGCTGCAACTCAAAGGAGCCAGCTCTAAAGTCAGGAATGAGTGTTCTTTCAGCTTCGCTACCACTGACTTCGGCATGTCAGTTAATGCGGCTGCAGACTTGAGCATCTCGGTCTCccatttcctttcttcgCGTGCCGAAGCAGCACTGAGCACCAGTTCGTAGTTCTTGCCCTGGGACTGGAAAAGCAGTTTCCAGGAGAAGAGACAGCCATAGCAACGAAGACCTGTCGCAGAGCTTAGCATACAAGGCGACCCACAAAGGAAgtatcttcaccttctccgttTCTTATCGAATCAATCTTCATGTCAGGAATATAAAGACATGTCAATGGCTCAAGCCTTCGGTAGTCATCGCTTGGTCTGGCAATAACAAAATGATAGGTGAACAGTATGCAAACCATGTATCCTCCCGTAATATATTCAGGGGTTTGGTATGTGATGTGAAGGACCCCACAGAGGCTCAAAGGACCCAGTTGCTTGTAGATGTTATCGATCGTGTTCTGTGGATTCAAATGACCTCAGCTTCCATGTTCCGTAGGGAGATGTGGTATACTCACGGCTGCTGACAGATCCATGAAGCTCTGTAGCAAAAACGTCTTCTTCACTAAGGCCTTGGTAACAGGGTTATCGGTGATTTGATTTATATCGCATACCACCGCGCGAACTTGTTCGAGAACTTGCCGAATGCCGTTATGGGCAGATGGGTCGTCTTGAATATGAGTCCATCGTAATAATTCCTCAAGCAGCAAGGGATACTTGCACAGACGCTGAATTGGCTGTTTAACGTGAGCATCCAGGAGCAAAACCAAGGGGTGTCTAACCCGACCTTGATCAGGAGGTCATTCAGAGACATCGCTTTATTTTCCTCTTGTGCCTGTCTGTCCAATGATGCAACCGACTTCGATAGAGCCTCGATGCCCTGGTCGAATATACGCCAATCCGGTACAGACTGGCGCAGAAGACTCACATCTACTGTGAGCAAGCCATAGTTCTTACAGAACACTTTGTAAGCCTTGAAAGATGCCGACTACCAATATCATGTCAGTAGCTGACATATATATAAGCCTATTGAGAAAAGCTCACCAGGTTGCCGACTTCTAGCGCAACTTGCAAGGCCTCTTTTGTCTCCGCTGCCAACGCCCTGAGACGCGAATCCATAGAAGTCCTAAAGCTACGTGATCGCAGAGACTTGGCATGTAAAGCCCTCAACCCAAACTCAATTGCACTCAGGCGCTTGTGAACACCCTGAGGCATCAAAGTATCGAACTCAGCTGCTGCCAGGTTCGATATGGGCGTCAGCTTTCGAATCTGGGAGAGGAAGTCCTCGTGCGTGTCCCGGATCTGCTGAACGTTGTGGTAAATCTCCGGTCTGACCGAAAATATGAAAAGGGCCTACAATCAGAGAATATGTTAGCTATCTGTAAGCAGCAACACGTGCCTATACTTCAGTTTGAAGGTAATCATACTTCAGCCAGTGCTTTCAAGCCGAAAATATAGTCACATTCGGTGGTGATCAGTTCCCGGAGAACACGTCGCCTCTTGATGGCCCTGTGCTGAGCTTCCTCATCGATTGAAGGATTCAACGCAGGTCTGATGCTGTCTAGCGATTCACGAGCATCAGATCGTATGCTTTGATTTGTTGTGCTCTGCGTAGTTCCCCTCGATCGTACCACACTTTGGCTAGTAATGCTCAGAGTGGCCGTCTTCACGGTTCCAAGATTGGACGAACGGTGGGACATGGATTCCCATTGCTTTTCCTGAAACTCATTTGAGGTTAACAAGTCCGGTAGGAGGTCCCGATCATCTGGCTTGACTTCCATCGGCCAACCCTCGACGTATCTTTCGGGTGGGGGACAGCCTCTTCGGGATCGGAAGCTATTCATCCAACGCTTGAAAGCAGCCACAGGATCTGCTGGCATAGGATGCGTTGCAGTGATCTCCACCACATATTCGGGCTTCTCCAGGATCAGCAAGGGAGGCTCGCCCATCTCCTTGGATTCTTCCATGGTGCAGAGTGTATGTAGAAGTGAACAAACTCCAAGTGAGAATGTGAGCTCAGAAGCGAGTTATGCTTCGGAATCAGAATCACAGGGGAGAATGTGTCTCATGAGTAGATGTGCTTGCTGACAAGTGGAAGCAACGACTGGCCCAGTTCTTCACATGGGGAAAGCATGGTATACTTGCTGTCGCCGGGGAAGCTCACGTGTTGGATCAAAACGTCCAGTGCGAGCAAACGCAAACCGTATGAAATCCATCACAGTAGGTTAAACAAACTTACGGTAATGTTCTGAGTAAAGTTGCCTCTACATCATGCACGGCTCGGTTGAGAATCAAATCGCAATGTGTTTGGTCCTACCACACGGTAACGGCCTTTCATTGCTCCCAACGATGAAACGACgggcatcagcatcatctgtGCACCTTTAGCCAGACTTGTGAGGGTGCACTGTTCACAAATTAGTAGGTGTTGTTCATGCTGCTTTTGAGGCTTCTATATGTCAATTTAGCGGCAGCATAGTAGTAGGAGATAGCAGAATGAGTAGCATTTCCAGCCAAATAGGCAATTTTTACAATAAATACCTGACATTGTTTCTGACTTCAATTTACAATAATTTTTAATCAATTCACGATAACTTTATATCAACATCAACTTCGAAGAgaaatggatgatggtgttgcgCAGTGCTCTTCCAAGCGCGCGATgccaagaagatgaaacTCCCCCAGATTTCCCACCGAAAGACCCACCGCCGTTTTCCGGGATCCGTCTGCGACAGCTCTCGCCGCCCGGTCCTTCCTTCAActtccatccaaccaacGATGTTCTAAACCACCTCACACTCACTCTAGTATGGGAATACCCATGGGTTCAAACATTCATGCCCCAACAGTAGCCTCCGGCCCTACGTCCGGAGGCGCTCCTTCTCGCGACCTGTCCAAGCTCGGCATGGTCGATCTCATGCAAGAAAAGGAAcgcatcgaagaagaacTCTCGGCTTTGAGTAGCGTCCTCGGCTCGGTGAGTTCAGTCGATCTTGGACAAGCCTTGCCACTCTGTGAGATGTCGACTGACGATGCTTTCTGCTCTAGCATGGCGTTAATATGAACACATCGCTCACTACTTTCGATGGCTTCCCACGAGACGATATCGATGTTGCCCAAAGTGAGTCACTGCTTTACGCCCCCGCAGTGCCTTTGCTAAACCCTAGTTAGTACGCACTACTCGAGCCCGGATTATTCGACTGCGGAACGATCATAAAGACGTGATGTCACATCTGGAGAAAGGAATCCACAACCACTTCGCAAACTTGCAGCGGGCGCAAACTGCCGTACAATCGGGTGGCGGTCTGAATGGTACATCTGGGTCGCAAGCTAGTGTGACTGGCAATAATACATCCGGTGCTGGGGCATCTGGGTTACCGTTCGCAAAGGTCAATAGTGTGGTGCCTGGAAGTCCCGCCGACCAGGCAGGTCTGAGGGTTGGAGATACCGTTCGGGAATTCGGGAGTGCCAACTGGCTTAACCATGAACGTCTCTCCAAGGTGGCAGAGATAGTGCAGCAGAGTGAAGGGGTAAGTTGGAGATTTCCTTCCAACCTTCGGCTTCTTTGTGTCAAGGACATACACTTGCGAAATGCTTTAAACTAAACATCTTCTAGCGCACCGTGGCGGTCAAAGTCGTGCGGAAAGATCCTAGTTCTTCCAGCAGCATTGACTTGTCCCTGCAGCTGGTCCCTCGCCGTGATTGGGGCGGTCGGGGCTTGTTGGGCTGTCATCTCGTGCCGTTGTAGTGGACTGGCATCGGGTTAGGCACGAGAATGACGGCTGTCTACTGTACTCTGGGATAGTCCCTAGAATATCAGGACTTACCCGGGTGTGATCTACTTTCGTTGATGAATTTTCCTTACTGCTTTCTTGCTATTGGACTCTGATGAGGAATGTGACATGTATTCATGATCGAAACGTGACGTGTTTATTATTGCCGGGAAATACCTAGGGAAGCATTTAGGGTGGCGTTTCAGTTTAGGTTCAAGAGATGAAATTGCACCTGTTCATATGGGACGTTAATTATCAATTCCGTACAGCGTAGAGGGTTCTCTCGCAAAGAACCGCGTGGATCGACAGCGAGGCATGCAATAACTGCAGTTTGCGCGATCCTGCGGGGCACGGTGGCTGCCTGAGGCCGAAATGTGCCACGTGACCATCAGGCTTGGGCGACCGACTCACGGCAAAAATTCCATCACCGGTAGAAATAACCTTCCCACTCTTAACTCCTCCCTGTCCAACCCCCTCGTTCTATCGAACCCCCCTCGATCGCTTTGTCCATCGAGTGTCGCATCCTACTGTCGACTTTTGATTTCCGTCGACTTTCATCGCAActtctgttttcttctcatctccatccccccacATCACATCCAaccttcatcatggctgctgaGGTACCGACCTTCAAGCTTGTCCTCGTCGGTGACGGTGGTACTGGAAAGGCAAGTTGAATCAAGATATTCTATCTCACATGGCTTACTGGGCGGAGGTGGCATGTCGCCTCTTCAACGCCTCTTAACGCTCGACTGCATTCCTGTCATGCGTGTTTACCCCTCTCTGTTGCCCGTCGTCCCTATAAACAGAAAAACTTCATCGCCCGCCCAACCTCACCCGCCACGAGACGTCATTACTGACTGGAGAAATTTCCACTACAGACCACCTTCGTCAAGCGCCACTTGACTGGCGAGTTCGAGAAGAAGTACATCGCCACTCTCGGTGTCGAAGTGCACCCTCTCGCTTTCCACACCGTATGCCCCGCCGGAAACCCCGCTTTGTCCATTCCGCCGTCTTTGTGCCGGTCCGACTAACGCTTTTGCCAGAACCTGGGTAACATCCAGTTCGACGTCTGGGACACTGCTGGTCAGGAGAAGTTCGGTGGCCTTCGCGATGGTTACTACATCAACGGACAGTGCGGTATCATCATGTTCGATGTTACCTCCCGTATCACCTACAAGAACGTCCCCAACTGGCACCGTAAGTGCTTCCACCTTCAGGAGTCAAGCCACGCGCTTTCCTGTCATCAGACTGACAAATTCATTCTAGGTGATCTCGTCCGTGTCTGCGAGGGTATCCCCATCGTGCTGTGCGGTAACAAGGTCGATGTCAAGGAGCGTAAGGTGAAGGCCAagaccatcaccttccaccGCAAGAAGAACCTCCAGTACTACGACATCTCCGCCAAGTCCAACTACAACTTCGAGAAGCCCTTCCTCTGGCTCGCTCGCAAGTTGGTCGGCAACCCCCAGCTGGTGAGTTAGATCCGGTCATAGGTCTGTGAGACTGGAGACTAACAAGCAATCTTCAGGAATTCGTTGCTGCCCCCGCTCTTGCTCCCCCCGAGGTCACCGTCAACAAGGAGCTTCTGGCCCAGTACGAGCAGGAGATGGACGCTGCTGCCAACATGCCCCTgcccgacgaggaggacgcCGATTTGTAAACGCGCGATCAATAAAGGCTGGGGCCGGAGCCTGGGCCACGAGCTCGGGCTCGTGGTTGCAGTTCTGTCCCAATAACTGGGTACGTTATGCAAGATTTCAAATCACGATACAATGATagcggagggaaggaaatTAAGCCCGAGAACGGTCGGCATGATTATGCATTTGCAATATTTACCACTAGTAGTCTAGACTCTGATTATCTCTACAAAGTTCCTTTTTGAAACGGTGACACTGTTTATCCGTCCATCGGCTATACTGTTGGACGAAAAAAAGTTTACatactctctctctattctcTTCGCTTTTTGCTGTATACAGTGTGTAAACTTGAATCACATAATATCCCAATTCCCCTTACTTAGATCAACCCCCAACAAACTCAATCGCGCCCTCACAGCCCCCCACCAAACTTAGCATACAAAAATCCCCACTACCCACTGATACAAATCAAATTTCCCTAAGtgctccccatccccatacAATACACCTCTATAGTCTATACTCCATAGTATATTAATGAAAGGGTATATGCATAACCCGCCCGCCGAtcaatagaaagaaaaagaaaagtgtGGACTTTctttccacccccacccacaTCAATAACACAGTGACGTCACCGGTGTGATTATTGATCAGGCTGAAATGactgtgtgtgtgggtgtgttggGTTGAGATTGACATCCTTGCTTATACTGCCACAACTACTATGATCTAGTtagtagatatatactactatgtaaataactaattaaGTTTGTGCTTAattggttggttgattgttgttgggttCTTGTCTGGTTgtggggtttgggttggtTCGGTTTTTAATATGTATTTcttactatactactactactactagattATGGGGTAGGTAATCAGTTCAAATGTTCGAGTGAGCAATGTTTTCATTCTTATAGCAGCTAGATAATTAAGAAGTAAGTAAGGTATTGGGGGTGATATGTGGCTGTAGATGAACGATCTCGGAAGTCGGTTTCCGAGTCATTGTGAAAGACACaaacattcttcttcttctacagTAAGCTAAACAAAAAGTTCATTCTAGACATGACATGGCAGTGCAGTGCAGCGGATGGTTGATGAATAGGAACACATACTGTTGGAAGCAAATGGGAAAATGCAGGGGACTTGTAAGTAGGTATAAATCAAAAGGGGAATGAGGTCTAGGGTATCTTGTGCTGGGAATCCGCAAACGCCATGTGAATATCAGATTAAAGTAAAGAAAATGATTAAGAGCGGATGTTCTGGAGACAGATTGGTTAGAAAGATcgtataaatatataagtaggGTAGCTGTTGACTTACAAACAAAAATGCGAGTTCGCGGGCTCCAAGTCTGGAGAGATTGCTGGAAGCCTTCTCATCCAGAGCACCCTCGACAAGCTCCCGCTTCTTATCCTGCAATTCAAGGATACGGTCTTCAACGGTATCCTTCACAACAATACGGTGGATCTGGACAGGACGAACCTGTCCAATGCGATGGGCACGGTCCACTGCCTGCTCTTCGACATAAGGGTTCCAGAAGGGGTCGAAAATGATGACCTGGGATGCTGCGACGAGGTTCAGGCCGGCGTTGCCGGCTTTCAGCGACACCAACATGATTCTGCAGTCTTCATTGTCGGTAAAGTCCATCACGGATGCGTTTCGATCGGCTGGTCGCATGCTCCCGTCGTAGCGTCGGTAGTCCCATCCTTGACGAGCAATCGGAATTTCAAGCAAGTCAAGCAGGGACGTGAActggctgaagatgatggtctTCTCGTTACCGTCTCGGTGGTAGACATCGCGCAAGATCTCCATGGCCTTTTCGATCTTGGCACTTGACATCCAGGTCTTTTCAAGACGACGCAGGTACTTGAGCTTCgacttcttattcttctggGCATCCTTTTTGAGTTCCGCCAGGgacttcttgttcttggctttgcccttgcccttcgCTCGCTTGCTCCTCGTAGAGGGACCTTCGTCCTCCTCATTGTCCTTGACAAAGAACCGAGATAAACCTCCAGCATCGTCACTATCATCATCGCTGTCATCGTCGCTATCCTCGTCGGTGCCTTCCGTATCTTTTGTAGAATCAACACCTTCTGCTTCGTCGGATTCGTCAGGGAAATGCACCTTCTTGAACGACCGATGATCGGTGATTTTCTTTGGATCCACCTTTGCGCGGCAATTGGGACACTTTACTTCGCCTCCGTCATCGCGCCCGTTCCGTAGGGCCATTTCAGGGTCTGCAATTCTGGAAAAGCACTCCGCGCAGGTTCCATGACCacaagggaagaaaatgaCGGGGTTTTCAACAGCATCGATACAGATTGGGCATTCTAGCTCGGTGTTGTCCTTGAGTCGAGCAACGACTTCAGCGCCGAATGCTTTCGCATTGGCAATGAGATCCATGCCCTCTTCAGCGGCATTGACTTCGGTGGTGAAGTCCTTGATCAAGTGGGGATGGCAGCACGCTTGTCGGAGTCGAAGTAATAGAACCAAAATGTTGGAATAGTTACGTCCAACTCCTTGTTGGAGATATCGGTCCACCTCGCGTTGACTGCGGGACTCCAAGGTATTGTAAAActcttgctcttcctcgctgaaAACAGCATGGACTCTTTCGGAGACCTTGGGCGGTAGTTGCAAGATCGGCTTGCCGTCAATTTCCGAGCTCTTAGTTCGCCGCAAAAGAATGGCTTTCAATAAGACCTGTAACTGGAGCATAGCCTTCTCGCGCATGGCGGGGCTAGATTTCAATGGCCGAGTGAAGTCCTAGAATTCAGGGGTCAATATATTACTTCCGTTGAATATCTTAAGTGGGGTCAGGGTATACTCACGCGATTGAATGTCTCAATATTGGAGTAGGGGCGGATACGCAGAAACTTGATCAACGAGTGTAATTCTTCGACATTGTTCATCATAGGGGTTCCTGTCATGCACCAGCGGTAGGTGGTATTGAGCTGGCAGCACGCAAGGGCAGCTTTTGCGTTCCGATTCTTAATGCACTGGGCTTCATCCGCAATGACACGATGCCATTTACAACGCCGCcccagaagaggaagagtgtCCAGGGCTTGTCTCGCCAGGTTGACATCCCGTTCCTCTAGCTCTTCGTACTTCTGCTTCCGTTTCAACTCTGCGGCCAGTGTGCCGAAGGTGGTGAGAACCACATCGTACCGCTTCAGTTCTCTGAAAGTGAGCCGTTTATCGCCATGCAATACCCAGATGGAAAGTTGATGTTTTCCGGGCTTAACCATCCGTTCGATCTCTCGTTTCCATTGTTGTACTAACGCAACGGGGGCAATGATCAGGGTGGGTTTGCGCTCGGGGTCAGTCGACGGGCGGGACACTATGAGAGCGATAGCTTGTATGGTCTTCCCCAGACCCATATCATCGGCAAGGATACCGCCCTTGTTGTCGCCCTCTTCCATCGACTTCATCCAAGACAACCCCAACTTCTGGTGCTCCAGCAGCGTGTACTTGAGCGCTTCAGGGGTTCCTTCGCGGTTCTGTAGGGCAATCTCGGAGTCAGGTCTGATGCTTTCCAGCAGCTTTTGAATATCTTCTTTTGTCTTGTTTGGGTCGGGGCCATAGATTTCAGAGCCATAGTAGTCACTAGGAAGGTCAGTTGCTACTTCAAGGATCGGCGCGTTATGAGGGGGGTCAAGTTACTCACTCTAGATAATCTCTGGCCTTGCGGAATCCATTTGGTCCTTGGTAATTTTCCAGATCAATATACGGAGGGTCTGAAGACCTGGGATCGTTGCCGCCGAGTATCATCCTTCCAGCTTGCACCAGCATCTCCCTGCCTGCATTGAGCCTTGCCATTGTGTTTGACATTACATGGGGACCAAACACAGATCCAGATCCCATTCCATCACGCGGCGCAGGAGACTGGAGTGACCGACTCTGCGCTTGATGACCAGGTCCGTTAGGCATCGTAGGGGCAAAAGGGCCCCAGCGCGGAGGACGCGCATGTGGAGCGGCTGTTATTTGGCAATGGCGTTGAAAGTCGGACGGCGTGATCTCGGCGAGATCGCTATCATCGCTACTAAGCAAGGACTGGGGATCTCGGGCCTCACTGAAGGGGGAGCGGTTGTTGTCACGACTGTGAGAGGGCAGAGATTCAAGTGGATTATGTTGCGCCCAAGATTCGGGGAAACGGCCAGTGTTGGTCATTGAAGGTCTgttcgacgaagaagaaggagcggTGGCGGAAACCGAAGGTCTTGGAGGGAACATGCTTTGCGAAGACGACGGCGACTGAGACGGCTCACGGAAGGAGTCATTGAGTCGGCGAGCAAACTCAGCGTCACGGCGCTCCTGTTCTCGGCGTTCCTCGAGCCATTGCTCGGCCCGTCTTTGCTCCTCTTGAATCTCGCGCATGATATCAGCGCTGTCTATGCCCAAGATCTGGCGTAGCTGTTCATTGCCAGCGAGTGGGTCGTCTAGATCATCGTCGAGAGCATCATTGCTAGGCTCAGCCTCGGGACTAACGCGACGCATCCGCTTTGGCCGTCTGGAAACTGGGGCCTCTAAGTCGTCTGTGAAATCCGAGGAGTCGGAGTCATCTTCAATGTTCTCAGAATGGCCATCCTCACTGCTGAGGTGTAGACGCTTTCGCAAAGTTGACGGTCCGGGGGCGACATCAAAGCGCAGCACAGACCGACCatcagacgaagaagacgagtcGACCGAAGGTGCACGACCAGCACTTTCCGGAGCATCAGAAAAGGCACCATCGAGCTGGGCAGAAGACAAGCCTGAGCGGGCTGGACCCGGTGGCGGAGAGGCGGCGGACGGGCCCCCAGCAGGACGACCTTGGAGCACCGCTAGTCGGGCTTCCAGGCGTTTGATGACATCTAGAATCTCTTGTCGgtcttcagcagcatcaggTCGTTCCTCTTCCAAGCTTTGCAAAATAACCTGGTTGAGCTCGATATCCTCTAGGATTTCTTGAATTGACGACGCGTCGGACGCGGACGCCATTATTGCCGAAGTTAACTGAGCAAGGCTAGACTGACTGGCAGGGCGCAAGCCGACCCCACAACACTTTGATAATAGGCGGGCTGATCTCACCAACGATTGAAGAGAGATCTCCCGTCTGTTCTCAATATATATTGGAGAAACAGATACAGTCTCAAGAAGACcaaaaaaagggggggaaggcaagtgagtagaagaagagtgAGAAGTAGATGGGGGGCGGTATtcggggggaggaagatctgATTGATGGAGTTGCGGGAGTCGCGATCGCTTGGCGGTACCTGGCAGCTGAGTTCAAAAAttgaattaaaaaattaaaaagagtAACACAACActcttttttatcttttattctttGTTTCCCACAGCTTAAGTGAATAAATTCGAAGGATTCTCTTAAGCATCATCCCCAGGGACTGCGACCGTAGTCAAGGAATACAATCACATATAAGTACCTCTGTGAATTGGATTCCAAGGCTCTGAAAGTTTGCCCCGGCTTGAACTGGGTGGCAATCTCCATTCCCCTACCGCTTCAGGAAACCCTGAAAATTTGCTTTTTACCGGCTGTCCGTTTTCTGGCATGTCATATCTGATGCCTATCTGCCTATCAAACTACTAGGTGGATATAAGATTTCACAACTTCTGCTGATTGCACTGCTAGAGGACAACCCTTTTTTTACTGCATCATCTGTTACTATTGGTCAATTATCTTATGAGAATCAACTGTGGCCAATTACTGTGCTTATTTGATGTGCATAAATCCGGCAGCTATAGTTCGTAAATGTAATAGAAGCAGTAACACCATCGGCTGTGGCGCTCATCAGCCACACTCTATACATATGCTCCCCTTTATGTAACCGTCTTTATCCGGCACTTGTCACATCATACATGGTATTCATTATCTTCAGCGATAGGGAAAAATAGTAACTTTGCCTTTTATGCAGCTATCAATGATGGCATATTAAGTTAATGTGAGGTTGCAGATAGAAAGCTACAGCAGTGCCACGTCGCCATATTCCGAGTAATAATGCGTCAGTACATGATGCATATGTCTATATCATATCCATGTCTATGGTGAACAAGTGCTGGAACGAATAGGAATGACTACTTAGTATCTGTTTCGATATGCTGTCGTAGAAGAAATCAAAGCCAGCCCTGCATATTGAGGATGCGAATAGAGGCAAGTTTCTTCTGTGGATGTGCTGTTAGGAGGTAGGCAAAAGACTCAAAACTTCACAGACATCCTCTATGGATTCATGGAAGTGTATGTCAGATTGACGTAGACATATCTAATCCGACCTGAAAGGATCGAACAAGGTCGACTGAATGAACCACCAGACCAAACCGAGAAGCAAGAAGATAATCACGATCATCTCAAGGGCCATGGTTATGCGTGGTGCTGTGGACAGCGTCAGGCAATCGGGTCAATTCACGAGCTGTTCTCGGGATGCAACAACTATCTGCTCTGTAGAGTCAAAATGAAATGGATGAGACTGGAAAGAGATTGTCTCGGCGAGCAGGACCGTGGATTTTAAAGGTTCTGAGACAGCATAGTCGAGGCAACATGGAATCTACCTTGATCATCTTACTTCTTTGGGTGGGAAGTTAAGGGAAAAGATAGTATGTGATGCTCGAAACTTCTCATCTTGTCCTTCTGACTATCTTCAGGGAAGTTCCTTATGGATCTCTCAAGGGCAGGAATTATGATCTCTACGTCTCGCCGTTATCCGTCCATCGAAACTTTCCTGCAGGCTTATACCATTAGTCTGGAGACAAACCTCATATGTGACTACCCTTGCCTCGAGACGAAGTAGAAG harbors:
- a CDS encoding DEAD/DEAH box helicase (COG:K,L;~EggNog:ENOG410QDFW;~InterPro:IPR001841,IPR027417,IPR000330,IPR038718, IPR001650,IPR014001,IPR013083;~PFAM:PF13923,PF00176,PF13920,PF00097,PF13445, PF00271,PF04851;~go_function: GO:0005524 - ATP binding [Evidence IEA]), with translation MASASDASSIQEILEDIELNQVILQSLEEERPDAAEDRQEILDVIKRLEARLAVLQGRPAGGPSAASPPPGPARSGLSSAQLDGAFSDAPESAGRAPSVDSSSSSDGRSVLRFDVAPGPSTLRKRLHLSSEDGHSENIEDDSDSSDFTDDLEAPVSRRPKRMRRVSPEAEPSNDALDDDLDDPLAGNEQLRQILGIDSADIMREIQEEQRRAEQWLEERREQERRDAEFARRLNDSFREPSQSPSSSQSMFPPRPSVSATAPSSSSNRPSMTNTGRFPESWAQHNPLESLPSHSRDNNRSPFSEARDPQSLLSSDDSDLAEITPSDFQRHCQITAAPHARPPRWGPFAPTMPNGPGHQAQSRSLQSPAPRDGMGSGSVFGPHVMSNTMARLNAGREMLVQAGRMILGGNDPRSSDPPYIDLENYQGPNGFRKARDYLDDYYGSEIYGPDPNKTKEDIQKLLESIRPDSEIALQNREGTPEALKYTLLEHQKLGLSWMKSMEEGDNKGGILADDMGLGKTIQAIALIVSRPSTDPERKPTLIIAPVALVQQWKREIERMVKPGKHQLSIWVLHGDKRLTFRELKRYDVVLTTFGTLAAELKRKQKYEELEERDVNLARQALDTLPLLGRRCKWHRVIADEAQCIKNRNAKAALACCQLNTTYRWCMTGTPMMNNVEELHSLIKFLRIRPYSNIETFNRDFTRPLKSSPAMREKAMLQLQVLLKAILLRRTKSSEIDGKPILQLPPKVSERVHAVFSEEEQEFYNTLESRSQREVDRYLQQGVGRNYSNILVLLLRLRQACCHPHLIKDFTTEVNAAEEGMDLIANAKAFGAEVVARLKDNTELECPICIDAVENPVIFFPCGHGTCAECFSRIADPEMALRNGRDDGGEVKCPNCRAKVDPKKITDHRSFKKVHFPDESDEAEGVDSTKDTEGTDEDSDDDSDDDSDDAGGLSRFFVKDNEEDEGPSTRSKRAKGKGKAKNKKSLAELKKDAQKNKKSKLKYLRRLEKTWMSSAKIEKAMEILRDVYHRDGNEKTIIFSQFTSLLDLLEIPIARQGWDYRRYDGSMRPADRNASVMDFTDNEDCRIMLVSLKAGNAGLNLVAASQVIIFDPFWNPYVEEQAVDRAHRIGQVRPVQIHRIVVKDTVEDRILELQDKKRELVEGALDEKASSNLSRLGARELAFLFNIRS